One part of the Pannonibacter sp. XCT-53 genome encodes these proteins:
- the gltA gene encoding citrate synthase: MGDTKANLTIGGNTRDYKIMDGSIGPSVVDISSLYKDTGMFTYDPGFTSTASCESKITYIDGDEGTLLYRGYPIEQLADHGDFLESCYLLLYGELPTRAQKDDFVNRVTRHTMIHEQMSRFFSGFRRDAHPMAVMVGVVGALSAFYHDSTDISDPQQRMIASLRMIAKMPTIAAMAYKYHIGQPFVYPKNDLDYSANFLHMCFAVPCEEYKVNPVLARAMDRIFILHADHEQNASTSTVRLAGSSGANPFACIAAGIACLWGPAHGGANEAALNMLTEIGTVDRIPEFIARAKDKNDPFRLMGFGHRVYKNYDPRARIMQKTTHEVLGELGIKDDPLLEVAMELERIALHDEYFIEKKLYPNIDFYSGITLRALGFPTNMFTVLFALARTVGWIAQWKEMVEDPGQRIGRPRQLYTGAPKRDYVPIEQRR; this comes from the coding sequence ATGGGCGACACGAAAGCCAATCTGACCATCGGTGGCAACACCCGCGACTACAAGATCATGGACGGCAGCATCGGTCCGTCGGTCGTCGACATCTCGTCCCTGTACAAGGACACGGGCATGTTCACCTACGACCCGGGCTTCACCTCCACGGCGTCGTGCGAATCGAAGATCACCTACATCGATGGCGATGAAGGCACCCTGCTCTACCGCGGTTACCCGATCGAGCAGCTGGCCGACCATGGCGACTTCCTGGAGTCCTGCTACCTGCTGCTGTACGGCGAGCTGCCGACCCGCGCGCAGAAGGATGACTTCGTGAACCGTGTGACCCGTCACACGATGATCCACGAGCAGATGAGCCGCTTCTTCTCCGGCTTCCGCCGTGACGCGCATCCGATGGCCGTCATGGTCGGCGTCGTCGGCGCCCTGTCGGCCTTCTACCACGACAGCACCGACATCTCCGATCCGCAGCAGCGCATGATCGCCTCGCTGCGCATGATCGCCAAGATGCCGACGATCGCCGCGATGGCCTACAAGTACCACATCGGCCAGCCGTTCGTTTACCCGAAGAACGATCTCGACTACTCGGCCAACTTCCTGCACATGTGCTTCGCCGTGCCTTGCGAGGAGTACAAGGTGAACCCGGTCCTGGCCCGCGCCATGGACCGCATCTTCATCCTGCACGCCGACCACGAGCAGAACGCATCGACCTCGACCGTGCGTCTGGCCGGCTCCTCGGGTGCCAACCCGTTCGCCTGCATCGCCGCCGGCATCGCCTGCCTCTGGGGCCCGGCCCACGGCGGCGCGAACGAAGCCGCGCTCAACATGCTGACCGAAATCGGCACCGTCGACCGGATCCCCGAGTTCATCGCCCGCGCCAAGGACAAGAACGATCCGTTCCGCCTGATGGGCTTCGGTCATCGCGTCTACAAGAACTATGACCCGCGTGCGCGCATCATGCAGAAGACCACGCATGAAGTGCTCGGCGAGCTCGGCATCAAGGACGATCCGCTGCTCGAAGTCGCCATGGAACTGGAGCGCATTGCCCTTCACGACGAGTATTTCATCGAGAAGAAGCTCTATCCGAACATCGACTTCTACTCGGGCATCACGCTGCGGGCGCTCGGCTTCCCGACCAACATGTTCACCGTGCTGTTCGCCCTCGCCCGCACCGTGGGCTGGATCGCGCAGTGGAAGGAAATGGTGGAAGATCCGGGCCAGCGCATCGGCCGCCCGCGCCAGCTCTACACCGGCGCCCCGAAGCGCGACTACGTGCCGATCGAGCAGCGCCGCTGA
- the lpxB gene encoding lipid-A-disaccharide synthase: MTPDLAARPLRVFLVAGEESGDALGANLMRALKQRHAGPIAFAGVGGDRMEGEGLQSLFPLSDIAVMGLTAVLARLPTIVRRVYQSVDAAIAADPDVLVIIDSPDFTHNVARRVRKRAPHIPIVDYVSPSVWAWRPGRARKMSVYVDRLLALLPFEPEAHRRLGGPETFYVGHPLIERAAQLRPAAGERAPLGAGQDVLLLLPGSRRSEVDMLLADFGRAAALLAARRPGLEILLPAVPHLAGRIRDTVAGWPVAVTVVEGETAKFAAFRRAHAALAASGTVSLELAAAGVPMAICYRLDWFYRRLKQIHRVFPIASVTSMVLPNIILGRNVVPEFLDEEAEPERLAQVVERLLTDTPDREAQVSAFADLDQSMRLPDGHSQSGTAARLVLELIGRA, from the coding sequence GTGACGCCTGATCTGGCTGCCCGACCCTTGCGTGTGTTCCTGGTGGCCGGCGAGGAGTCCGGCGATGCGCTCGGCGCCAATTTGATGCGCGCGCTGAAACAGCGTCATGCCGGTCCCATCGCGTTTGCCGGCGTGGGCGGCGACCGCATGGAAGGGGAGGGGCTGCAAAGCCTGTTTCCGCTCTCCGACATCGCCGTGATGGGACTGACGGCCGTGCTTGCGCGGCTGCCGACCATCGTGCGCCGGGTCTATCAGTCCGTTGATGCCGCCATCGCCGCGGATCCGGATGTGCTGGTGATCATCGACAGTCCCGATTTCACCCACAACGTCGCCCGCCGGGTGCGCAAGCGCGCGCCGCACATTCCCATCGTCGACTATGTGTCGCCCTCGGTCTGGGCCTGGCGTCCGGGCCGGGCCCGCAAGATGAGCGTCTATGTCGACCGGCTGCTGGCGCTGCTGCCTTTTGAACCCGAAGCCCATCGCCGCCTTGGCGGTCCAGAGACCTTCTACGTCGGCCATCCGCTGATCGAGCGGGCGGCGCAGCTGCGCCCGGCCGCCGGCGAACGCGCCCCGCTCGGAGCAGGGCAGGATGTCCTGCTGCTCCTGCCCGGAAGCCGGCGCAGCGAGGTGGACATGCTGCTGGCCGACTTCGGTCGCGCGGCCGCGCTTCTGGCGGCCCGCCGCCCCGGGCTCGAGATCCTGCTGCCGGCGGTGCCGCATCTGGCTGGCCGCATCCGCGACACCGTCGCCGGCTGGCCGGTTGCCGTGACGGTTGTCGAGGGCGAGACGGCAAAATTCGCGGCCTTCCGCCGGGCCCATGCGGCCCTGGCGGCCTCCGGCACCGTATCGCTGGAGCTTGCTGCCGCCGGCGTGCCGATGGCCATCTGCTACCGTCTGGACTGGTTCTACCGCCGGCTGAAACAGATCCACCGGGTGTTTCCCATCGCCTCGGTCACCTCCATGGTGCTGCCGAACATCATTCTCGGCCGCAATGTCGTGCCGGAGTTCCTGGATGAGGAAGCCGAGCCGGAGCGGCTGGCGCAGGTGGTGGAGCGGCTGCTGACCGACACGCCGGACCGGGAGGCCCAGGTGTCGGCCTTTGCCGATCTCGACCAGAGCATGCGTCTGCCCGATGGCCACAGCCAGAGCGGCACGGCGGCACGGCTCGTGCTGGAGCTGATCGGCCGCGCGTGA
- a CDS encoding LpxI family protein produces MTAPAAGGSRAPLGLIAGGGGLPLEILADLKRRGEPVVPIAIKDETLPQFRAEALHELGWGQIGQLFKVLHAAGCDRVILIGSVTRRPDFTSILGDLGTMRRLPAILKAMVGGDDSLLTRVIRIFEAENLTVVGVADVAPGLLAPTGPMGEAMPAGDQITDMQLASRAVRRLGELDIGQAAVAVGGRVIALEGAEGTDAMLQRCAELKANGRVRVKGMAGVLVKAAKPGQDLRVDLPTIGPRTIELARAAGLAGIAVEAGRALVAERETTLAAARQAGLFLHGLAPLAELETDT; encoded by the coding sequence ATGACCGCGCCGGCCGCTGGCGGGAGCCGGGCGCCGCTCGGCCTCATTGCCGGCGGTGGCGGGCTGCCGCTCGAGATCCTTGCCGACCTGAAGCGGCGCGGCGAGCCGGTCGTCCCGATTGCCATCAAGGACGAGACCCTGCCGCAGTTCCGCGCCGAGGCCCTGCACGAGCTGGGCTGGGGCCAGATCGGCCAGCTGTTCAAGGTGCTGCACGCGGCCGGGTGCGACCGGGTCATCCTCATCGGCAGCGTCACCCGCCGTCCCGACTTCACCTCCATCCTGGGCGATCTGGGCACGATGCGTCGGCTGCCGGCCATCCTGAAGGCGATGGTGGGCGGTGATGACAGCCTGCTGACCCGGGTGATCCGCATCTTCGAGGCCGAGAACCTCACCGTTGTCGGCGTTGCCGATGTGGCTCCGGGCCTGCTGGCCCCGACCGGGCCGATGGGCGAGGCGATGCCGGCCGGCGACCAGATCACGGACATGCAGCTGGCCTCGCGCGCGGTGCGCCGTCTCGGCGAACTCGACATCGGCCAGGCCGCGGTGGCCGTCGGGGGGCGGGTGATCGCGCTGGAAGGGGCCGAGGGCACGGATGCGATGTTGCAGCGCTGTGCCGAGCTTAAGGCCAACGGCCGCGTCCGCGTCAAGGGCATGGCCGGCGTGCTGGTCAAGGCGGCAAAGCCGGGGCAGGACCTCAGGGTCGATCTGCCGACCATCGGCCCGCGCACCATCGAGCTGGCCCGGGCGGCCGGTCTGGCGGGAATTGCCGTCGAGGCCGGCCGGGCGCTCGTCGCCGAGCGCGAGACCACCCTGGCCGCCGCCCGTCAGGCGGGGCTGTTCCTGCATGGCCTCGCGCCGCTTGCCGAGCTGGAGACCGACACGTGA
- the lpxA gene encoding acyl-ACP--UDP-N-acetylglucosamine O-acyltransferase, which translates to MSVIHPSAVIEDGATLGEGVRIGPFCHIGKDAKIGDGVEMKSHVVVAGDTTIGARTVIFPFASLGHQPQDLKYRGEEAILRIGADCIIREGVTMNPGTAGGGHTTTIGDRCAFLANSHVGHDSHIGNGVVLSNNVMIAGHVTVGDHVIFGGGSAVIQFTRVGDHAFVGGLAGLENDLIPFGMVTGNRARLGGLNLVGLKRRNFPREQIHALRSAYRDLFETEDGTLRDRAQKLAETLGDEPLVRQVLDFILVEGERRFCTPRGPQGE; encoded by the coding sequence ATGAGCGTGATCCATCCCAGTGCAGTCATCGAGGACGGCGCGACCCTCGGCGAGGGCGTGCGCATCGGTCCCTTCTGCCACATCGGCAAGGACGCGAAGATCGGCGACGGCGTCGAGATGAAGTCGCATGTGGTGGTGGCCGGTGACACCACCATCGGCGCGCGCACGGTGATCTTTCCCTTTGCCTCGCTCGGGCATCAGCCGCAGGATCTGAAATATCGCGGCGAGGAGGCGATCCTGCGCATCGGTGCCGATTGCATCATCCGCGAAGGCGTGACGATGAACCCGGGCACGGCTGGCGGCGGCCACACCACCACCATCGGCGACCGCTGCGCCTTCCTGGCCAATTCCCATGTCGGCCACGACAGCCACATCGGCAACGGCGTGGTGCTGTCCAACAACGTCATGATCGCCGGTCACGTGACCGTGGGCGACCATGTGATCTTCGGCGGCGGCTCGGCGGTGATCCAGTTCACCCGCGTCGGCGACCACGCCTTCGTCGGTGGCCTGGCCGGGCTCGAGAACGACCTCATTCCCTTCGGCATGGTCACGGGCAACCGGGCCCGCCTCGGCGGCCTCAACCTGGTTGGGCTCAAGCGCCGCAATTTCCCGCGCGAGCAGATCCATGCGCTGCGCTCGGCCTACCGCGACCTGTTCGAGACCGAGGACGGCACGCTGCGCGACCGGGCCCAGAAGCTGGCCGAGACGCTCGGTGACGAGCCGCTGGTGCGTCAGGTGCTGGACTTCATTCTCGTCGAGGGCGAGCGCCGGTTCTGCACCCCGCGCGGCCCGCAGGGCGAGTAG
- the fabZ gene encoding 3-hydroxyacyl-ACP dehydratase FabZ: MDAQDNTTLGSADIMKVMELLPHRYPFLLIDKIIEMKGDESCIGIKNVTINEPHFQGHFPTRPVMPGVLLIEAMAQTAGALCVHSLGSSHTPQLVYFMTIDKAKFRKPVGPGDQVHFHVKKIRNRSNIWRFEALAMVDGVKVAEAEISAMLVDA, from the coding sequence ATGGACGCACAAGACAACACGACCCTCGGCTCGGCCGACATCATGAAGGTGATGGAGCTGCTGCCGCATCGTTATCCCTTCCTGCTGATCGACAAGATCATCGAGATGAAGGGGGATGAGTCCTGCATCGGCATCAAGAACGTCACCATCAACGAGCCGCATTTCCAGGGACATTTCCCGACGCGGCCGGTGATGCCGGGCGTTCTGCTGATCGAGGCCATGGCCCAGACGGCCGGCGCGCTCTGCGTGCATTCGCTGGGCTCCAGCCACACGCCGCAGCTCGTCTATTTCATGACCATCGACAAGGCCAAGTTCCGCAAGCCGGTGGGGCCGGGCGACCAGGTCCACTTCCACGTCAAGAAGATCCGCAACCGGTCGAACATCTGGCGCTTCGAGGCGCTGGCCATGGTGGACGGCGTCAAGGTGGCCGAGGCCGAGATCAGCGCCATGCTGGTCGATGCCTGA